A stretch of Anaeromyxobacter dehalogenans 2CP-1 DNA encodes these proteins:
- a CDS encoding DUF4265 domain-containing protein — protein sequence MTVELEAAEGLVRVRVPLDRAPGEPGPAEDWIWAEPLGSGRFRVESCPFFAYGVSRDDVVSAAAVEGDESPRLDDVVEKGGHRTLRLALDARAELGERPVQGLLERLLEVGCTHELLRPKIVAIDVPPEADLDLVAELLQDRAREGTLVWEWADPRPC from the coding sequence ATGACCGTCGAGCTCGAGGCCGCCGAGGGGCTGGTGCGAGTCCGGGTGCCGCTGGACCGGGCGCCCGGGGAGCCCGGGCCCGCCGAGGATTGGATCTGGGCGGAGCCGCTGGGCAGCGGCCGCTTTCGGGTGGAGAGCTGCCCGTTCTTCGCCTACGGCGTCTCGCGCGACGACGTGGTGAGCGCGGCCGCGGTGGAGGGCGACGAGAGCCCGCGCCTCGACGACGTGGTGGAGAAGGGGGGCCACCGCACGCTCCGCCTGGCGCTCGACGCGCGGGCGGAGCTCGGTGAGCGCCCGGTGCAGGGGCTGCTGGAGCGCCTGCTCGAGGTGGGCTGCACGCACGAGCTGCTGCGCCCGAAGATCGTCGCGATCGACGTGCCGCCCGAGGCGGATCTGGACCTGGTCGCCGAGCTGCTCCAGGACCGGGCGCGCGAGGGCACGCTGGTGTGGGAGTGGGCCGACCCGCGGCCGTGCTGA
- the truD gene encoding tRNA pseudouridine(13) synthase TruD, with product MRLKQRPEDFQVTESWKFDEDPRGAWFVYLMDKQKLSTFEAVDRICTRFKIPRASVSYCGLKDKQGRTTQLVALERREIELQDTDLRLKPLGRSRTRLSAANTTSNRFAVTVRDLGEDDVARLPASVAEVRRLGVVNYFDSQRFGSLKHGQGFIVKDLMRGDFEIALRNVLARPSELDQSGDAKVKAFWKEHWGEWDRRNPNPGAERYQAVVKWLRDHPEDYRGALLRTEPRWRGLQVFAYQSWLWNEGVKQYLREVVGIQRLVSLRYQAGSLLFPRELDAALVRLLSSKTFPLLAPSTRFDDPAVERAALSVLGREDMGLADLAVPGTPEIHFDPEERPLFSFPGRLAVGEARPDELNRDRFRVNVAFTLPPGAYATLVVKRLFHWTLEPRRAREGVRSRAPAPSTRGAPEAEQPVEAPRAPAAPKGFLARKRAEKAARAERRAAGKATAKPRR from the coding sequence ATGAGGCTCAAGCAGCGACCGGAGGACTTCCAGGTGACGGAGTCCTGGAAGTTCGACGAGGACCCCCGCGGCGCCTGGTTCGTCTACCTGATGGACAAGCAGAAGCTGTCGACCTTCGAGGCGGTCGACCGCATCTGCACGCGCTTCAAGATCCCGCGGGCGTCGGTGAGCTACTGCGGGCTGAAGGACAAGCAGGGGCGCACCACCCAGCTCGTCGCCCTCGAGCGCCGCGAGATCGAGCTGCAGGACACCGACCTGCGCCTCAAGCCGCTGGGCCGGAGCCGCACGCGGCTGTCCGCCGCGAACACCACCTCCAACCGCTTCGCGGTGACGGTGCGCGACCTCGGCGAGGACGACGTGGCGCGCCTGCCCGCGTCGGTGGCCGAGGTGCGCCGGCTCGGGGTGGTGAACTACTTCGACTCGCAGCGCTTCGGCTCGCTGAAGCACGGCCAGGGCTTCATCGTGAAGGACCTGATGCGCGGCGACTTCGAGATCGCGCTGCGCAACGTCCTGGCCCGCCCGAGCGAGCTGGACCAGTCCGGCGACGCGAAGGTGAAGGCGTTCTGGAAGGAGCACTGGGGCGAGTGGGACCGGCGCAACCCGAACCCGGGCGCCGAGCGCTACCAGGCGGTGGTGAAGTGGCTGCGCGATCACCCGGAGGACTACCGGGGCGCGCTGCTCCGCACCGAGCCGCGCTGGCGCGGGCTGCAGGTGTTCGCCTACCAGAGCTGGCTCTGGAACGAGGGCGTGAAGCAGTACCTGCGCGAGGTGGTGGGGATCCAGCGGCTCGTGTCCCTGCGCTACCAGGCCGGGTCGCTCCTGTTCCCGCGCGAGCTGGACGCGGCGCTGGTGCGGCTGCTCTCGTCGAAGACCTTCCCGCTGCTCGCGCCGTCCACCCGCTTCGACGACCCGGCGGTGGAGCGCGCCGCGCTGTCGGTGCTCGGCCGCGAGGACATGGGGCTCGCGGACCTGGCGGTGCCGGGGACGCCGGAGATCCACTTCGACCCCGAGGAGCGGCCGTTGTTCTCGTTCCCGGGCCGCCTCGCGGTGGGCGAGGCGCGCCCGGACGAGCTGAACCGCGACCGGTTCCGGGTGAACGTCGCCTTCACGCTGCCGCCCGGCGCGTACGCGACGCTGGTGGTGAAGCGGCTGTTCCACTGGACGCTCGAGCCGCGCCGCGCGCGCGAGGGCGTCCGGTCCCGGGCGCCCGCGCCGTCCACGCGGGGCGCGCCGGAGGCGGAACAGCCGGTCGAGGCGCCGCGGGCGCCCGCCGCGCCGAAGGGCTTCCTGGCCCGGAAGCGCGCCGAGAAGGCGGCGCGCGCGGAGCGTCGCGCGGCGGGCAAGGCGACGGCGAAGCCGAGGCGCTGA
- the tatA gene encoding twin-arginine translocase TatA/TatE family subunit, with protein MGELLIILVVVVLLFGTKKLPQLGEGLGKAIRNFKDAASGKGGPPGPPAAQPRELPRPPEPPAGGAT; from the coding sequence ATGGGCGAGCTGCTGATCATCCTGGTCGTGGTGGTGCTGCTCTTCGGGACGAAGAAGCTGCCCCAGCTCGGCGAAGGCCTCGGCAAGGCGATCCGGAACTTCAAGGACGCCGCGAGCGGGAAGGGGGGGCCGCCCGGCCCGCCCGCCGCGCAGCCGAGGGAGCTCCCGCGCCCGCCCGAGCCGCCCGCCGGCGGCGCCACCTAG